The genomic stretch GTAAATTCTGTTGAAGTTGAAGAGCTCTATCGAAGTCGAAAAGTCAATGTAACTGTCGAAATATGTTAGTTTGTTGTTTAAGTTAATATGTTGAACTGTGTCAAACTATTGGACTGATTAGTAAGTAATTAGTTGAAAGATAGGGTTTAGATAACTTCAAATAACATATTAGTTCAGTTCTCCATTAATCCCTGATAAACCTGATCGAAGGAATAAAGTTGTGTGGCTGAGATTCAATTATAAACATTATTCCCTAATGTGTAATTGAATCAAGAATTCAGTTTTTAACCACTTTGAATTGTCTTTCTTATCTTCTCTCTTTTCTTTTACTTTGTGGTTTTCTTGTTAATCAAGAAACCAATCAAACTTTTTATCTGGGCATCACTTTCACAACAAATTGGTGTGGTAAGCGTGGAGAACAAGATGTtgtcaacaaagtatgagattgagaaattTATCAGTGTGAAGTATTTCGGTTTGTGGAGTTTGAAGATGCAAACCCTACCAGTTCAGCAAGGTTTGTTAGAAGCGTTGAAAGGATCGGAGAAGATGGATGATTCCCTAACGAAGAATGAGAAGATGACGATGATCGAGAAAGCCCACATTACCATAatattgagccttggtgataaggttctccGTCAGGTCTCTAAGAGAAGACGACGACGGGTGTGTGGAGAAAACTTGAGGGTTTGTATGTGACAAAATCCCAGGTAAATCGCATGTACTTAAAGCAAGCTTcgtattcattcaagatgagtgaagataAAGTTTTGGATGAGCAACtggatatgttcaacaagttAATTCTTGATCTTCAGAATATCGAGTTCAAGATTGATGATGAAAATCAAGCATTGTTATTGTTGTGTGCTTTACCAAGATCtcatgctcacttcaaagaaGCCCTCTTGTATGGAAGTAAGTTTCTGgcctttgaagaagttcaatcagcCTTGTACTCAAAGGATTTGAACAAAAGAAATGAGCACAAGGCACCTTCTGTTGGTAAAGGGTTGTTCGTAAAAGAAAAATTCTTGAAGAAAGATGGTAGATTTGAGAAGAAGAAGGGTAAAGTTCAATAGAACTATTATGGTGGTAATGCTTTTACTATTAGGTGTTACCACTGCAAGAAAGAGGGTCACACAAGAAAGTTGTGCCATGAACTTCTAAATAATCATGGAAAGGATAATGGTAATGCAACCATTATGCAAGATGATTATGAATCATCTAATGTCCCGGTGGTTTCAATAAGTGATTCTAGTAAGGAATGGATTATGAATTTAGGTTGTACTTagcacatgactccaaacaaataTGTGTTTAAGGaattatgtgatcaagatggtTGATCAGTGCTACTGAGAAGCAATAGAGCCTGCAAGATTGTAGGAATTGGATCTATCATATTCAAGCTCCATTATGAGTCAATAAAGTTATTGATTGGTGTCAGGTATGTACCTAGTCTTAAGAggaatttgatttctcttggtgaatttGGAAATAAAGGATATGTTTTCAACGGAGAGAAAAGTATATTAAGGGTAATGAATGGGTCTAAGAAAGTCTTGAGAGGCATCAAGAGGCAAGTCATGTATACCTTTGAGGCCGAGGTTGTAAGTGGTTCAGCAGATGTGGCATCCATAAAACCTATGTCGAAAACTGGGTTATGACACAAGAGACTTGGCCATGTCGGTGAAAGAGGCCTGGTCGAATTGTTGAAATAAAATCTGCTATGTGGCGACAAGGTCTAAAAATTGGAGTTTTGTGAACCTTGTGTATTTGGTAAATCCTATAGGGTGAAGTTTAACAAGgtaaacaaagaacacatggatcccttgattatATCCATGCTGATCTTTGGGGGGGCTACAAGAAATCCTTCATACTCAAGTGCAAGatattttctatccatagttgatgattacTCACGAAATTTATGGGTATTCATTCAAAAATATAAGGACgaaacttttgaaaattttaaaagtCGGAAGACTCTAGTGGAAAACCAAACTGGTAGGAAGGTCAATAAGTTGAGGACTGACAATGGTCTTGAATTTTGAAACGAGGTTTTTGACATCTATTGTGTTGCGTCTGGTATTGCAAGGCACAAAACTACTGCAAATACTCCCCAAAAAATGGTTTGGCTAAAAGGTTTAATTGAACCATTTTGGAAAGAGTGAGGAACATATTGGTTGGTGCAAGATTGAAGAAGGTGTTTTAGGATGAGGTTGTTGTGACTGCAACATACCTGATAAATAGGTGTCCCTCGACTGTCTTGGGGATAAAAACACCTGAAGAAATCTGATTGGGACATCCACCTGATCTCAACAGGCTTAGAGTATTTGGTTGTTTATCCTATGCTCACATTAGGAAACACAAGGTCAAACCTAGAGATCTGATATCTATGTTCCTTGGATACCCTGAATAAGTCAAAGCTTATATGTTGTGGTGCTTATAGCCAGGTCACATGAGGTGTATCACAAgtcgagatgtagttttcaatgaaaCTAAAACGGCTTTCAAGAAAACTAATGATGTTGATCGAAGTACGAATATCTCTAAAGAAGAGTTGGAACAAGAAAAGATTCTTGTTGAGGTGGAGCATAGTGATGTTGAATTTCATAACCCAGATGAAGTCGGAGAACAAGCACAAGTTGCTGGTGAAGATGAGGAGACTGATAATGACTACCTACTGGCAAGAGACAGGTcgagaagagtcatcaagccacctTAGTGACTTGGTTATGCATATCGCATAACGTTTGCCTTAATCTCTTCAAGTGAGGTGCTTGATGAAGAACCTAAAGACTACAAGGAAATTGTGAGGAGTCGAGATAAGACTTAATGTCTTAAAGCCATAGACGATGAGATGAAATCTCTTCATGATAATAACACTTCAAAGCTGATCGAGAAACCTGTAGGGGCCAAGTTATTCAgttgtaagtggattttcaaggTCAAGGAAGGAATCGAATGAGTGATGTCGAAGAGATTTAAGTCAAGGTTGGTTGCCATGGGGTTCACACAGAAATAAGGTGTCGACTTCAATGATGTATTCTCACCTTTTGTAAAGCACATATCCATTAGAATGTTGTTAGCCATGGTGGCAAAGTTTGATTTAGAACTTCAACAAATGAATGTAAAGATAACCTTCATGTATGGTGATCTAGATGAAATAATCCTAATGATGTAGCCTGAAGGGTATGCAGAAAAGGGAAAGGAAGATTATGTACGCAAGTTGAATAGTTCGTCATATGGCCTGAAACAATCTCCTCGACAATGGAATTAGAGATTCAACAAGTTCATGGCACACACAGGTTTTACTAGGAGCTAGTTCGACCATTGTGTTTACTTCAGATTTCGACCTGAAAATTCacttgttattttgttgctttataCGAATGACATCCTCATAGCAAGCAACAATGTCGAGGATGTTATGAAGATGAAGGTTGAACTCGATAAGGAGTTCGACATGAAGGATTTGTGAGCTATCTTTAGAACTCTTGGGATTGACATCCTGAGAGATAGATAGTAGCCGagattatgcttatctcaagatcgagattatgcttatctcaagagacatgCCTACTGATTATTCTCGACAAGTTTGGTATGTCGAATTCAAAGTCTGTTGTAACACTAACTAATCCTCAGTTCAAGGTAAGTACGACGTAAAGTCTTAGTACTTAAGTCGAAAGAGCCTATATGAATAGAATTTTATATGCTAGTAtagtaggttctttgatgtatgaTATGGTCTGTATAAGGTCAGACATATCGTACAGAGTGAGCTTTGTAAGCAAGTATATGGCCTATCCTAGGGAGGCACACTAGAAAGCATTAaagtggattctaaggtacataaatgggtcTCTGAGCAGAGTCCTAATTTATGGTGGAGCCTGTGGTGATGATAGAAAAATAGAAATCAAGGGATTTGTCGACTCGAATTATGCAAGTTGTATGGATTCTAGAAAACCTATTTATGGATATGTGTTCATTATGTTTGGCACATCAATCAGTTGGAAAATAACACTTCAAAAGGTTCTTACCTTATCAACCACTAAAGCGGAGTATATTACCCCATTGAAGTTGTGAAAGAAGAATTGTGGCTTGAAAATTTTGCTAAGGAGCAGAAACTTCAAGGTCAAACAATCATTGTTAAACGTGGTAGTCAAACTGCAATACACTTGTCGAATAATTCAACATAACATGAGCGAACCAAGCACATCGATGTGAGGCTGCATTTCATCAGAGAGATAATCGAGCGTGGAGAAGTCCAAGTGCTGAAGGTTTCGGCTGATGACAATGTTGTTGGtatgatcaccaagacattgTCAAGTTGCAAGTTTTTCCACTATATGTCTGCATGATGAGAGCTAGTTGATTTCATGGTTCAGAGTTTGTTCCAAGGTAGAGATTTGTAGCTTATGGGTTATAAACTAGTGTTGTAGCAAACTATGTCGAAGTCGAAGAGCTAGTGTAACTACCGAAATATGTTAGCTTGTTGTTTAAGTTAGCATGTTGAATTGGGTCAGACTGTTGGACCAATTGTTTAGTATGTTAGTTGAAAGTTAGGatttagttttcttataaatagcatacttGACATCACTTCTTCATCAATCCTTGATAATCCCGGTTAAAAGGAGAAAGTGGTGTGGTTGAGAATCAATTATAAACATTGTTCCCTAATGTGTAATTGAATAAAGAATCCAATTTTTAACCATTTTAAATTGTCTTTCTCCTctttttatcttttatttttattttgtgattttcttgttaATCAAAAAATCGATCATACTCTATTTTATGTGTAAGACTCTCACATCATTTTAGATTTAATATAAAAACATAGTATGATGTAAACTCTATCTTGATAATGTATTATTTATGTTAACACACTTTATTATTAAGAGTTGTATTAGAAAAATAAGTCACACATATGGTAAAATAGCATAAATGTTTTTAATAAATGGTGACACAAATCACTAAGGAAAAAAAACTATTTTGTACATGTTGTATTAGAGTTAATATAAAAACGTAATATAAAATATACAAAGACCTTTATTTTATATACTTTTTATTAGTATTATGACAATgatttgtgtttttttttataCCTAAACGAAGTGATTTTACCATATTTTAAAGAGATGTATTATGAATATTTTTTATCAACTTTTTAATATTTACTTTTTCatttaataaaatatattttaagtattttattttaaaaatagaCTTCACATAAAACACATAAAGTGATATTGAGTAAAAGATTGAGTATTAGAAATAATTACAAAAGAAAACATctttaataactttttttttaaattatgcTCCTTTTCGACTACATAGGTATTGAGGCTATAAAATTATTAATTAAGGTATAAAATATGGTAAGATAGGGTTAGGTGGTTACCTCACTAATCTATTATCTTAATCTAAAAGAAAAATTGTACACTCTAATCAACTAACCTAGGCAACGCAATGTCTACAAAATAATTAAGGCATAAAATATGGTAATGAAGATAAGGTGTTACCTCATCAATCTATATATTATCTATTCATATGAAATAACAAATTATCAATGCACATGTAAGGAATCCCAAGTCCTCCACCTAACATGTTTACTTTTTCATTTCTTACTTTTAATTCTCAATCTTTTAATTACTTATATATGATATGTCCCAAGCAACTACAATGAATTTCATTAAAAATTCCAAAGTTTCATGTCACGTTCAAtaaccaccaccaccaccaccaagTTAATCTATTATATAGTGCTAGATAGCTTTTAGTGAAGCTCACTATTTTGCAACAGTTTAATATAATTAGGATAAGCATCCCAACAGAAATTTATTATCAAATATATGACAGTTGTCATGGTTAATTAATTAGCCCcaattatatttaaaaaaaaaagctAAGTGCATGAGATGATTATAATGTTTAGTTATTTTGGGGATATAACGTACGAATTTGAAAGTCCAAGAATCTAATAAAACATATTTAGTAAAGAGTAATGGCACACCAAATTTTTCCTTTTAATTCTAAGATGATACTTCAcctttttttttttcatttttagtTTTCAAGATGATGATAGGTACCTAATTCTAATTAAAAGAAAATTATATTGCTTGAGAGTATTTTTACCTTGTCCCTCGGACAAGACAAGTTAAGAGATGGGTTGTGAGCATGTAGACtcaatattttatttttaaatcaaaTCGATTTCGATCGATCTAGAACAGTTGACGAGCATATGTAGACTCAATCATTTTCTCTAACTTAAATCGATTTCGATCAATTTAGTTCAGTTGCTCTTAGTTGAGGCCGAATGACAAAAGGCAAATATATGGATCCGACCCCTCCTTCTGATACTAATGTTTTGGTCAATTTCAAATTTGTGTTAATGCAACAATGACGTATTGCTCATTTTAGATGTAGTTGAAGTTTAGTGACAAAATGCAAACATGTGGACCCAACCTTCTTTCTAATACTAATGTTTTGGTCGATTTCAAATTTGTGTCAGGACAATTACGAATTACGaagtatttttatttttaggagTAAGAATGTTGTATTTAATGTAAGACTATTTTACCAATTTATAAAATGATGAATTTTAGTGACATTTGCAATTAGAGAAACAAGAAAATTTTGATAGGAAATTCAAAACAGGGGATGTACGAGAAATATGGCACTTAATAATGAAAGAGAACTTGAAAATAACTAATGATACACAAAATAGAAAAACAAACACATAGGAATCGCATACATACATAggaaataataaataaaaataaaaagacaCAAAAGGGATACAAATTACACCCTTGAAACACAAACATGGATATCTACAATTTCATGGTCCCTTCTTTTGTTTCTTTGTTTTCTCCAAATCCCACTACAGCTATAACTGAAAACGAAAAGAGGAAGAAAAAAAACCCAAAAGGACCACTTAACTTTCACTCATCAACATTATTCTTGTGTGGAAATTAACACCATATCTTCCTTGGTAAATTAAGCAATTTAGCTAGcttaattaattaatcaattaagCGTTGCTCCTGAATGATCCAAGAGCTTTAATTGCTGATCCTCTTAGAATGTATTGGTGGTAAATTGCAGCCACGGTTGCTCCAATTATTGGTCCAACCCAGAAAACCCACTGATCATCCCAAATTTTCCCCTGGTTTAAGATCACAGCGGATCCGAAACTTCTTGCCGGGTTAATACCGGTACCGGTGATCGGAATAGTAGCCAAGTGAACCATGAAAACAGCAAATCCAATAGGTAATGGTGCCAAAACCTGTTCATCATTTCATCAAGTTAGTTATACTTAGAAATAAAAGTAAAGAATgaaattttatatatttttttatatagAAAAATACTCACAGGAACATGAGAGTCCCTAGCGTTTCTCTTAGGATCAGTTGCAGAGAAGACAGTGTAGACAAGAACAAAGGTACCAATAATCTCAGCACCTAAAGCTGTACCTTTGTTGTAACCATCATGGATAAAGTTGGCACCACCTCCATACCTGTCAAAGAATGATTTCTGAAAACCCTTGGCCAGTCCGGTACCACACACTGCTCCTGCACACTGTGCTGCCATGTAGAATACTGCCCTTAACAAGGACACCTTGCGTCCCACGAATAGCCCGAACGTCACCGCAGGGTTTATGTGTCCTCCTGAAACCACAATTTCGTACGTAAATATATTATGCCAGCTCTTTTGCACGTTACAGAAAGTATAAAAATTAGGACTATTCTTTTACATGTTAGAGAAAGGTATCATACCAGAGATACCGGCGGTGCAGTAAACAAGGATGAAAATCATGCCACCAAAGGCCCAGGCAATACCCAAAATGCCAACACCGTCGCAGTCGGTACCACCGGCGTTAGCATCAGTCTGGTGGCTGTAACCAATGATGGTTAAAATAGTAACATATAGGAAGAGAAGTGTTGCTACGAATTCAGCTATAAGAGCTCTGTAAAAGGACCACTTTGTTAACTCATCGAGGTCTATCAATGGTGCTGGAGGTGGATCTTGGTAGTCTTTTGCTGAGTATTCACCTTGTTCTTGGACCTCAACATCTTTAGCCATGGCTCTGTTTTTTCTGAAGTGGGAGAGAGTAGTGAGTGTGGATTATTTGAGTGGAAAGAGGAGGTATTTATGtaacaaaagaaagaaaagttAATCAAGTAATTAAGTGTTTAATTTTGTTTGGTTATGGACAATGACATGATTAAGATTAAAGATAATATTTTATTGCCGTCCTAATTAGCTTGATTTCGCTTGCATGGACCCACATTCCAACGGGACTCGTTGAGATTTTGTATATTTTATGCATGTGGTGGGGACCAATAAGACCTAAAAAGGTTGTTGTAGAGCAACGGCTACATGTGAGGATGGGCAAGTGAGGGATTTGTAAAGGGATTGTGTGTAGATAGATATAGAATTTTGTGGTAAATTAAGCATAAAAAACAGGGTGTACTGTTTTTGCTTCTCTGTTCCTCACTTGTTTTAGCTATTGTCAAATTAATGACTATGGTCCCATTTGGTTTTTGGGTTTTGGTTTTCATTCACACAATTTTGGGCTAATATGCATGTAAGTAGTAATTAATGAATGTAATCTATAACTCAATTGACAATTAGATTCTAAGAATTTGATTTTTTTCCCGTTTAGACTTAAATTTTCAATATGAGTAGTTGAAATAGAGTGGGATTTTAAGGGTTTTATTTACTACAAAAATACCGTTTAAATCGAAGAGAAAAATTTATCGAATTACAGTAAGAAATACGATGTTGTACAAAACAAAATTTTGAATCGGGTTGAAAACTAATACAAGAATAAAATAAGTGTATTAGAGATGAGAATTTTGGATTAGATATGTGATATGACTATATAGTATAAGATTAGAAATGACAATGTTAAAAAGAGTGTTAGGGTAACATGTATATTAAAAAAAGATTGTGAAAAATAGACTTAGGTGTAGGATGGCGAAAAAATTTAAACTTTACCACCTCGTCTTTAATCTAATGGGGAAAACCCGATTTAAATGGGGCGGGGGAGATTATAGAAAAAAGTTAATTTTTAATTACATGGGCGGGGACGGAAGATGCTAATACTCTCTTTGCACCCACCTGTGCCATattgggggagtttttcactaaAAAACATTAAACATTGTGGGACTTCTTTTCTAAAGCAACATCTTtgtgagagagacaccacatattcacccaaaaccttaaagtgataggtgggtgggttctttcacttataaatgctcaagtctccacacaaCTAATGTGGAACTATTACCCACAttactcacacttgatacattctcaacactccccctcaatgaaagttcttcttacttccacaaaccTTTGTACCGCACAGAACGTTTCTTATTTATCACACTGGCGTCGTTGACTTTTCGATACAAGTAAGCTGGTCCATTTCTCGAACCAAAAGGctcatgataccatttgttgggggagttttttcactagggagcattgaacattgcGGGACTTCTTTTTTAGAGCAATACCTTTGTGAGAGACATACCatatattcacccaaaaccttaaggtgataggtgggtggattctctcacttataaatgctcaagtctccatatttccaaccaatgtgggactattacccacactactcacaTTTGATAAATTCTTAACATGTCATGCCTTGACATATTCTCTTATTTTTAACAATGTTATTACCCATTTATCGATCTTAATTTTAAGATAGAACTActattaatttttttaaatacaaattaaataaaaataatcaaatatTTCGATTATAATTAAAATGAccatatatttaatttatatatttatttttgttgttATAAGAAAAATCatgtatttttttaaaattttctaaTTTTTGCGGGTGGATGCAAAGCGGAGCGAGAAAACCTATTCTCCGTTGGAGGCAGGGGTAGGTAGTGAATTGTAACATGCGACTGAGTTTGGGGGTGAGACAGAGGTACAGGAAGGCGGGGATGGATTGATAATGCTTAAAGTCATCCTCGTTGCCCTATTGGTATGCCTACTTAGGTGATTTGGGCCTGTAGAGAAAAGATATACAAATTCTATGATAAGGAGAGTGGATTATATGAAAAGATGTCAAACAATTATAAGAACATCAACATGCAAAGAACCCATACCCATTTTGGTTCTTTAAATACATCATATTAAATTCTTTATATTTTTTCACACTTCCCAATTATTTAAACAACTCATCTATAATTTTTAAATATTCATACAACTTatcaaaaaaaattattgaaCTCCACAATATATCTCAcaaattaattatattaatattttaacCCAATTCAAATGAAAAAAAGTGTTTCTCTAACAGAGAAATGATGTTAAGTTAAAGCACTGAAATGATGTCAAGTTAAAGCACTATCTTTTAAAGCTAAATCTCTATACATGATTCGCATAGTGTCTTAGATTTTAATGTAGACACAGTATAAACATGCCAATATTGTGTAGGGGAAAACACAATCACAATGATGAacaagtgtgtgtgtgtgtgtgtgtgtgtgtgtgtgtgtgtttgtgtgtgtttgtgtgtgtgagagagagagagagggaggaGGAATGGGGTGAAAATAGAGACATTACCATTAACAATCCAAATTGGGGTACTTATACATTGATACACAATTGTATAACTAATTAACTAACtgaaaaaacaaaaacatcatTATATGGTTTGACAACTACAACCTTAGTTATGCATGGGTAATAACCACATTACGATTCtccatttcaaacttcttcaatatTTCAAGTGCATACCTCATTTGATGCATGAGAAGTCCCTTTTCAGACTTGTGAAACTCAATGTCAAGGAAATATATCATGAGATCAAGGTCATCCATCTCAAACTCCTTCATTACATCACCCTTGAATTCGGTAATGCAACCCTAATTTTCGTCCGTAATCAGTAAATCATCAACGTAGAGACATAGAATGATCACTCAGTTGTTTTCATCCTTCTTCACATACATAAC from Lathyrus oleraceus cultivar Zhongwan6 chromosome 7, CAAS_Psat_ZW6_1.0, whole genome shotgun sequence encodes the following:
- the LOC127101157 gene encoding aquaporin PIP2-7 encodes the protein MAKDVEVQEQGEYSAKDYQDPPPAPLIDLDELTKWSFYRALIAEFVATLLFLYVTILTIIGYSHQTDANAGGTDCDGVGILGIAWAFGGMIFILVYCTAGISGGHINPAVTFGLFVGRKVSLLRAVFYMAAQCAGAVCGTGLAKGFQKSFFDRYGGGANFIHDGYNKGTALGAEIIGTFVLVYTVFSATDPKRNARDSHVPVLAPLPIGFAVFMVHLATIPITGTGINPARSFGSAVILNQGKIWDDQWVFWVGPIIGATVAAIYHQYILRGSAIKALGSFRSNA